The DNA region TTCCGGCGCACGGCAGTGATGTTGATGGTGTCGAAGTCGTACTCGACTCCGATTTCACTGAAGGCTGCCGCACGCCACCGCTCGCGCTGGTCCGGTGTCAGGTCTTGGGCTTCCTCGGCGTGGAAGATCTCGCGAACCGTCTCGGCGCTCGGCGTCCGCCACGGCTTGAACCACGCAGGGACGGGGTCGGGCTCCGGTTCGGGCTGCCACATGGGGTCAGGGGTCGGCCGCAACGGTGGGGTGGACTGCTCCGCGGAGACTCGTCGGTCGACAAGGAACCTGGCGGTGTGCCGTCCGGGCTCGGCGCGGCGGGCTCGGGGCAGTAAGGCGAGCACCCAAGACAGGGTGCGGGCGATAGCATCACGCACGGTCGTTTCAGCTCCTGTGTAGCTGTCTCGGCAAGCCCCGGTGGACCGGTCCTACGCGGTCTGCCGGGGCGCTTTGGCTACCTGGCGCGTCTCGGCGGGCGCGACGGCGCCAGGACGACGAAGCCCCGTCCATCCGCAGCAGAGGGGCGCCGGGACGGACGGGGCGAGGAGAGATCAGCGCAGGGCGGCGAGGACGCGGCTGCGCAGCGTCTCGTCAGCGATCGTGTCGATTCCCCGCCATGCGTACCCGCTGACCTCTTCCTCCTGGAGCGTTACGGAGTGCTCGCCCGTCACCTGGAAGACGTAGCGGAAGTCAGCGTGCCAGTGAGCGGGCTCGTCCTTGCTGTCATTGGCGGGGATGGGGTGCACGTCCACGTGGACCGGGGTTGGCTGGACGGGGGCGACGCTGAGAGTGATCCCGGTTTCTTCGACCAGTTCGCGCAGGGCGGCGTGCATCAGGTTCGTGTCCTCGGGCTCCAGGTGCCCGCCGGGGGTCAGCCACTTGTCCAGGGCCACGTGGTGGATGAACAGTGCTTGGCGCTGGTCGTTGACGAGTACGGCGCCCGCGGTGGCGTGGCCGCGGAACTCCTTCCGGCTGGTCACGTCGGCTCCCTGGTCCAACAGCTCCGACAGGGGCGCGAGCGTGTGCTTGTCCTCGGGATGGGCGTCGGCGTACCCGGTGAGGGTGGTTCGGATGTGGGTTGCCGTGATGGGCATTCGATCACCTGTTGTAGTAGTGGAGCCAGGTAGCCGCGATGGCTGCCCGGTCGGTGGCGGGGACTTCGTGCAGGGTGGCGTCCAGACCGCCGCGGGCCAGCATGGCCGCGCCCGCGATGATTTCGGCTTGGACGAGGAAGATGAACGGCCCAACGCTCGCGCCGTGCAGGAAGTTGACGGCGTTGCCGCCATTCAGCAGGTAGAAGTAGTGACCCGTGGTGGTGTACCGGGTCACGTTCTCTCCGGCGCTGTCCCGGACGTAGCCCGCGGGCAGGCCGTCCAGTTCCAGTTCGTCTTCCGAACTGGTCACGGTGGCCACGTAGGCGCCGTTCTTCAGGCGAGGGAAGTCCTCGCCGCGCAAGCTGAGTCCCCCGGTGGCGCACAGCACCAGTCCAGCGGTCTCCAGAGCCTGGTCACGGTCTCGGGCTACTTCGAACCCGTGTGACATGGCTTGTGTCTGCCGTACCGGGTTGATGTCGTAGACGATGACCCGCACACCCTTGACATGCAGCAGCCGGGCGATGCTGGAACCGAGCTTGCCGAAGCCGAGGACCAGCGCGGGACGTCCGTGCAGGATGTCGCCACGCCCTCGCAGAAGGGCTTCGGCGGAGAAGACGACCGACTGGCCCACCAGGAAGTCTTCCGGGTCCTTGAGGGGCGAGCGCGCGACGGACACCACGGGGCACGGCAGCTTGTCCCTGTCGGCGTACCGCTTGTGGCCGTTCTCGGTGTCCTCGACCACGCCGAGGATGTGACCGGTGAAGCGGGTGCACAGTGCGTCCAGCGAAGGGGCGAAGTACCCGCCTACATCGAGCAGAACGACCGGCTCCCCCGCCGCCCTGGTCTCCAGGTAGGTCACGGCAGTGTCCGCGTCGGCGAAGGTCTCGCGCGTCAGTTCGTCACACGCCACGACCTGTTCCACCTCGCGCTGGGCCATCACGTCGATGGACTTCGGCTTGGGCAGCACGGCCCGCAGGACGGTTGCCTTGCCGATGGCCCTGATGAAGGCGGGGCGCTCGGGTAAGAGGTGTGTGATCAGCAATGAGGACGGCCGCTCGGGCGGCGTGAACCCATCAGCGATCCTGCTGAAGTAGTTTTCCAGTCGCGCTCGGTCCGTGGCTTCCATGGGCCCCTCTCTCTCGGGTTCCAGGCGAGAGCTGTTCGACTGCCCATCCGGGAAGATCCAGACGGCCTTCTGAGACCGCTCCGCAGATACCCCGCCTTGGGCGATTCACCAGTACAGGGATAGGCATCGGGAGGTGCCAGCGCGGGAGTGCCGCATCTCTGCCGCATCGCTGCCGCATACTGGACTCAACGGAGTCTCTGACCTGGTACAACGGCAATCCAGAGAGCGGGGAGGCGACATGGCCAGGCGAGAGAGCTTCGTGAAGCGCCGCAAGGCGATGGGTTTCAGCCAGGAGTCTCTAGCTGAAGCCATCGGAGTGGAGCGAACAACCGTGAGCCGCTGGGAGACCGGTGAAACCGCTCCGCAATCCTTCCACCGGCCGGACCTTTGCCGGGAGCTGAAGGTATCCGTATCTCAACTGGATTCATTGATCCACGGTGGAGATGGCGGCCCGCGGGCAGTGCCCGCGACAACTACCCAGTCGATGTCGTCTCTTCCTGCACATGATGACGAAATGGAAGCCCTGGAACTTGTGCGGCGAGTGGCAGCCAGTGACGTCGGGGGTGAAACGCTCTCACGCCTTGAGCTGGTTTTTGATGAACTAGCGAGGCAGTATCCGTCTTCCGCTCCGCAGGACCTCTTGGTGCGGGTGCGTAAGTACTCGGCATATGTCAGTCACTTGCTGGACGCGAGGAAGACCTTGGCCGAGCATCGGCAGTTGCTGGTCCTCGGTGGTTGGTTCTCACTGTTGGGAGCAACACTCCACATCGACCTGAACCAGGAGCATGCCGCGACGGCACGGTTGCACACAGCCATGACGCTGGCCAAGCACGCCGGGCATGCTGAAATCCAAGCCTGGTGTTTCGAGACGGACGCGTGGCGGGTCCTTACTGCTGGTGATTACGCCAAGGCTGTGGAGCTGAGCAAGGCGGCTCAAGCCCTTGCGCCGAAGGGAAGCTCCGTTGAAATCCAGGCGACGGCTCAAGAGGGGCGTGCGTACGCCAGGCTCGGACAAGTAAATGAGACGTACGGCGCCATAGGTCGAGTCAACGCGCTCGTCTCTCCCATGCGATTCCCAGACCACCCCGAGCATCATTACCAGTACGACCCTGGCAAGTCCGTTTCCTACACTGCGACTACCCTGGTTTGGGTAGGTGACCCGGCAGCCGAAGAGTACGCGCGTGAGGTGATCAATCGGCTTGCCCCATCGAATGACATCTCGACATGGCCGCGTCGCGTAGCCTCGGCCAATATCGATCTCGCACTGTCGCTGGTAGTTTCCGATCGAGTGGACGAAGCCTGTGACGCCGCGCAGCGAGCCATCCTCTCAGGGCGTGTCGTTCCCTCCAACCGCTGGCGCGCCCTGGAAGTCGTGCAGGCCGTCGAGTCTCGCAAAATTTCAGAGGCCAGTGACCTGCGAGAGGCGTATGAGGGAATGCGGCAACCCGAGATAGAGGCTCGCTAGTTAGCCTCCAAGTCACGCCATAAGCCCCCGTATTCGCCATCCTGGTAAGGGTGACGAATGCGGGGGCTTTGAGTGGGTCAGCCGTTCAGGACGCCGGTGAGGCGGGCGGCCGCCTTGCCGCCGAACAGTGCGAGACCGCAGTAGAAGTCGATACGGGTGCGGTAGACGGGCTTGTCGTGGGACTCGCCGAGGTCGGTGACCTGGATGCCGCCGTTGGTCAGGCCGGAGGCAGCGGCATCGGCTTCGGAGGAGCCGAAGCGCACGGCGTAGATGTCGCCGGTCTGCTTGCCGCCCGTGCCGGTTGTCAGGGGCAGCACGTCGGTGCCGTCTAGATTCTGTCCTGCGTCCAGGAGTGGGACGCCGTTCCAGGCAACGGTGCGCTTCCCCGCAATCTCAGAGGGGAGGAGTTCGCCGCCGCCGAGCCGGCGGAACCCGGACACGATCTTGGCGCGGATCTCGGCGTTCATGTACAGCGCGCCGTTGGCTCCGTTGATGCCGCGTATCTGCGCGGTCAGCGCGTCCAACGCATCGAAGAAGTCATAGCCGTTGACTACGGGGCCCACGCCCTTTGCGTCCAGGACTTGAGAGCCGAGCAGCCGCTTGCGCAAACCGTCGAACCCCTTGGGGTTCATCGCAGTG from Streptomyces flavofungini includes:
- a CDS encoding NUDIX hydrolase yields the protein MPITATHIRTTLTGYADAHPEDKHTLAPLSELLDQGADVTSRKEFRGHATAGAVLVNDQRQALFIHHVALDKWLTPGGHLEPEDTNLMHAALRELVEETGITLSVAPVQPTPVHVDVHPIPANDSKDEPAHWHADFRYVFQVTGEHSVTLQEEEVSGYAWRGIDTIADETLRSRVLAALR
- a CDS encoding helix-turn-helix domain-containing protein, translated to MARRESFVKRRKAMGFSQESLAEAIGVERTTVSRWETGETAPQSFHRPDLCRELKVSVSQLDSLIHGGDGGPRAVPATTTQSMSSLPAHDDEMEALELVRRVAASDVGGETLSRLELVFDELARQYPSSAPQDLLVRVRKYSAYVSHLLDARKTLAEHRQLLVLGGWFSLLGATLHIDLNQEHAATARLHTAMTLAKHAGHAEIQAWCFETDAWRVLTAGDYAKAVELSKAAQALAPKGSSVEIQATAQEGRAYARLGQVNETYGAIGRVNALVSPMRFPDHPEHHYQYDPGKSVSYTATTLVWVGDPAAEEYAREVINRLAPSNDISTWPRRVASANIDLALSLVVSDRVDEACDAAQRAILSGRVVPSNRWRALEVVQAVESRKISEASDLREAYEGMRQPEIEAR
- a CDS encoding adenosylhomocysteinase, translated to MEATDRARLENYFSRIADGFTPPERPSSLLITHLLPERPAFIRAIGKATVLRAVLPKPKSIDVMAQREVEQVVACDELTRETFADADTAVTYLETRAAGEPVVLLDVGGYFAPSLDALCTRFTGHILGVVEDTENGHKRYADRDKLPCPVVSVARSPLKDPEDFLVGQSVVFSAEALLRGRGDILHGRPALVLGFGKLGSSIARLLHVKGVRVIVYDINPVRQTQAMSHGFEVARDRDQALETAGLVLCATGGLSLRGEDFPRLKNGAYVATVTSSEDELELDGLPAGYVRDSAGENVTRYTTTGHYFYLLNGGNAVNFLHGASVGPFIFLVQAEIIAGAAMLARGGLDATLHEVPATDRAAIAATWLHYYNR
- a CDS encoding major capsid protein; protein product: MALTLSESAKLSQDDLRRGVIETFVQESPLLDRLPLIDVAGNAYRYNEESSLPCVSFRAVNEAYPESTGAVNQRNETPAILGGDADVDKFIVQTRGNLNDQRAIQTVMKVKAASIHVADQFFNGDTAMNPKGFDGLRKRLLGSQVLDAKGVGPVVNGYDFFDALDALTAQIRGINGANGALYMNAEIRAKIVSGFRRLGGGELLPSEIAGKRTVAWNGVPLLDAGQNLDGTDVLPLTTGTGGKQTGDIYAVRFGSSEADAAASGLTNGGIQVTDLGESHDKPVYRTRIDFYCGLALFGGKAAARLTGVLNG